A single window of Zea mays cultivar B73 chromosome 10, Zm-B73-REFERENCE-NAM-5.0, whole genome shotgun sequence DNA harbors:
- the LOC103642070 gene encoding uncharacterized protein, with the protein MAATRKLRRSPSAAAASGDHLRFLRPGALARLRDDRLRRATRLPPPSSPAPAHAPAPASSSSPLPASGDGEGVAAVPCFAPASRLLAPRCPQRKKIAAAKSVVLFALSPPSTDLPIDAVIEFLNAPDMVVAAH; encoded by the coding sequence ATGGCTGCCACCCGCAAGCTCCGCCGCTCCccgtccgccgccgccgccagcggGGACCACCTCCGCTTCCTCCGTCCCGGGGCCCTCGCCCGCCTCCGCGACGACAGGCTCCGCCGCGCCACTCGCCTGCCCCCGCCCTCATCGCCTGCGCCTGCGCATGCGCCTGCGCCGGCGTCCTCCTCATCGCCTCTTCCTGCTTCTGGAGACGGCGAGGGCGTCGCGGCCGTGCCGTGCTTCGCGCCCGCCTCGAGGCTCCTCGCGCCCCGGTGCCCCCAGCGGAAGAAGATCGCGGCGGCCAAGTCCGTGGTGCTCTTCGCTCTGTCGCCTCCAAGCACCGATCTGCCCATCGATGCGGTTATCGAGTTCCTCAACGCGCCTGACATGGTGGTCGCCGCCCACTAG